A section of the Anabaena cylindrica PCC 7122 genome encodes:
- a CDS encoding peptidylprolyl isomerase: MLTSVIVSPEDILYHIKISCQIPNLLEAIATRKIIADTAVKEGIKIEIEELQQAADSLRLANKLIKAEDTWLWLKQHYLSLDNFEEIAHINLLSAKLANHLFVDKVEPSFYAHQLDYTGAVTYEVIFDDEDLALEIFYALQEGEISFQEIARQYIKNPELRRAGGYQGVRQRSDFRPEIAAAIFAATPPQILKPITTPHGVHIIMVEEIIKPELNEQMRLKIVGELFTNWLRQQVNQLEIVAKLVEDKNFPSSPEILSEAS, translated from the coding sequence ATGTTAACATCGGTGATTGTTTCTCCTGAAGATATTCTTTATCATATCAAGATATCTTGTCAGATCCCTAATTTACTAGAAGCAATTGCTACTAGGAAAATTATTGCTGATACGGCTGTTAAAGAAGGAATTAAGATTGAGATTGAAGAACTACAACAGGCAGCGGATAGCCTACGATTAGCAAACAAACTGATTAAAGCAGAAGATACTTGGCTTTGGTTAAAACAACATTATCTTTCTTTAGATAACTTTGAAGAAATTGCTCATATAAACTTACTCTCTGCAAAGTTGGCTAATCATTTATTTGTAGATAAAGTTGAACCTTCTTTTTATGCTCACCAACTTGATTACACCGGAGCAGTAACTTATGAAGTGATATTTGATGATGAAGATTTAGCCTTAGAAATATTTTATGCTTTACAAGAGGGAGAAATAAGTTTTCAAGAAATTGCTCGTCAATATATCAAAAATCCAGAACTGCGACGTGCAGGAGGATATCAAGGTGTTCGTCAACGTAGTGATTTTAGACCAGAAATTGCAGCAGCAATTTTCGCTGCTACTCCACCACAAATTCTCAAACCAATAACTACACCTCACGGAGTACATATAATTATGGTTGAAGAAATTATTAAACCCGAGTTAAATGAACAAATGCGCTTAAAAATTGTGGGGGAATTATTTACAAATTGGTTGAGACAACAAGTGAACCAATTAGAAATTGTCGCCAAGCTAGTAGAGGATAAAAATTTTCCATCTTCTCCAGAAATATTGAGCGAGGCTAGTTAA
- a CDS encoding HlyD family efflux transporter periplasmic adaptor subunit, producing MPQSNYNSSSTLVLPEQAQASLGQHSAQTATKEKDWFYGTEELLDALPKAWTRSMLYLLVSFAAIALPWTMFSQVDETGNAIGRIEPKGATQKLDSVVTGSVIAVNVTEGATVKAGQVLVEIESDVLQTELQQTKAKLEGLLSREGQIKLLKNQVLLAINIQEQQNQSQNLAKLAQLNQARQNLDAKQSAYHLQKLEKLAQVDQVKQNINSNQIAHRLAKSRLSRDLSEVSRYRTLLKAGAIPQTKVVELEKTAEDSERLQEEATANIQQSQLRLREEFRRYQSIMNQAQSDIEQAKLRLQEEESSYQGVIQSGQLTLLKNQEQVKDLQTQITSLQSEITQTQSQITSLQLQLQQRVVRSPIDGIIFELPIKKPGSVVQPGQMMAQVAPKNATLILKAQMPSQQSGFVKVGMPVKIKFDAYPFQEYGVTQGRVTWISPDSKIQENSPNRLESYDVEIALEQPYIQTGNKRIPLTPGQTATAEVIVRQRRVIDFILDPFKKLKNNGLEL from the coding sequence ATGCCACAATCAAATTACAATTCATCATCCACTCTTGTTTTACCAGAACAGGCTCAAGCATCTTTGGGTCAACATAGTGCACAGACAGCAACTAAGGAAAAAGATTGGTTTTATGGTACGGAAGAATTATTAGATGCTTTACCGAAAGCATGGACACGCTCAATGCTTTATTTGCTGGTTAGCTTTGCAGCTATAGCTCTACCTTGGACAATGTTTTCCCAAGTTGATGAAACCGGAAATGCTATTGGCAGAATAGAACCCAAAGGTGCAACCCAAAAATTAGATAGTGTAGTTACTGGGAGTGTGATTGCAGTTAATGTTACAGAAGGTGCAACTGTTAAAGCAGGGCAAGTCTTAGTCGAAATTGAATCTGATGTTTTGCAAACAGAATTACAACAAACAAAAGCCAAATTAGAAGGATTATTAAGCCGAGAAGGACAAATAAAATTACTCAAAAATCAAGTACTTCTGGCTATTAATATTCAAGAACAACAAAATCAGTCTCAAAATTTAGCAAAACTTGCTCAACTTAATCAAGCACGGCAAAATTTAGATGCTAAACAAAGTGCATATCATTTGCAAAAATTGGAAAAACTTGCTCAAGTTGATCAAGTAAAACAGAATATAAATTCTAATCAAATTGCTCATCGTTTAGCCAAAAGTCGTTTGAGTCGAGATTTATCAGAAGTTTCACGTTATCGCACCCTTTTAAAGGCTGGTGCAATTCCCCAAACCAAAGTTGTAGAATTAGAAAAAACAGCGGAAGATAGCGAACGTTTGCAAGAAGAGGCAACTGCTAATATCCAACAATCCCAGTTGCGCTTACGAGAAGAATTCAGGCGCTATCAGTCAATTATGAATCAAGCCCAGTCAGATATTGAACAGGCTAAATTACGGTTGCAAGAAGAGGAAAGTAGCTATCAGGGTGTCATCCAATCAGGTCAATTGACATTGCTGAAAAATCAGGAACAGGTGAAAGATTTGCAAACACAAATTACTTCTCTGCAATCAGAAATTACTCAAACTCAGAGTCAGATTACATCCTTACAATTACAATTACAGCAGCGGGTAGTACGATCCCCCATTGATGGCATAATTTTTGAATTACCCATTAAAAAGCCTGGTTCTGTTGTACAACCGGGACAAATGATGGCTCAAGTTGCCCCGAAAAATGCTACTTTAATTTTGAAAGCGCAAATGCCTAGCCAACAGAGTGGATTTGTGAAGGTAGGAATGCCGGTTAAAATTAAGTTTGATGCTTATCCTTTCCAAGAATATGGTGTCACTCAGGGACGTGTTACCTGGATTTCACCTGATTCTAAAATTCAAGAAAATAGCCCCAATCGTCTCGAAAGTTATGATGTAGAAATTGCGTTGGAACAACCATATATACAAACGGGTAATAAACGTATACCCTTGACACCTGGTCAAACAGCAACAGCAGAAGTTATTGTGCGTCAGCGACGAGTAATTGACTTTATCTTAGATCCATTCAAAAAGCTAAAAAATAATGGTCTAGAGCTTTAG
- a CDS encoding ABC transporter transmembrane domain-containing protein: protein MPSAFSQSQLAAQITHILGDSLSSQELENCIQGLEIIEPPIAKQFWQAITAAPGIYIVLSGKVRLLDGLNNLISTLTSGSSFGELTLFPEQKLSSYVARASVNLTLGYLSQEVISQFPSVCNRLLLKAEIWDTLLLLCQNSATPRHESVEEMLTALSLFEKQNLEVGSLNIKLTKNTKLLLVHQGELQHSQGIKLTPGNIYVNPQHGNWQATQPTKAYFLRHADWLTVIQHWPQLSKLMNVEDEPIPEPIKREVKAKNRNVIQFPQTTTQTESQPKKHQSYFPSPTVTAGNWWRKIHKRYPFLEQQSASDCGAACLVMISRYWGKNFSINRLRDLSNVNRAGASMRSLSTAAETIGFATRPVRASLDKLAQQPLPAIAHWEGKHYIVVYEITKKRVIVADPAIGQRSLSIGEFKAGWTGYALLLQPTNSLKETPEANTPFWQLFDLVKPHSQVLLEVFVASVLIQIFGLVTPLFTQLLLDRVIVQGSTVTLNTVGFGLLIFGLFRVVINGLRQYLLDHTANRISVALMVGFIKHTFRLPLSFFESRYVGDIVSRVQENQKIQRFLTGEALSIVLDLLTVFIYVGLMFWYSPPMALLVLAIVPPFFLLALFATPFLRRISREVFTAVTKENSYLIQSLTGISSIRSMAIEQTVRWRWEELLNNLTKKNFSGQVIGNQLQIISSTIQTVANTGLLWFGAWLVIQNQLTIGQLVAFNMLLGNVIQPFQRLIILWNQLQEVIISTERINDVLEAEVEEDLAAQPRQSLPRLRGHLRFDNVTFRYHSDSEINILENLSFEILPEQTVAVVGRSGSGKTTLSKLILGLYPPTDGRVLIDNQDVTSISLQSLRSQIGVVDQDTFLFGGTIRENISIAHPEAALEEIMEAAQLAGADEFIKRMAMGYETQIGEGGGMLSGGQRQRLAIARALLGNPRLLILDEATSHLDSESERIIQNNLRIILKGRTSLIIAHRLSTVRHADLILVLDRGVLVESGTHEKLIAKRGHYYYLNQQQLAQTV from the coding sequence AGAGTTGACTTTATTTCCAGAACAGAAACTGAGTTCTTATGTGGCTAGAGCTTCTGTTAATTTAACATTGGGTTATCTTTCCCAAGAGGTAATTAGTCAATTTCCGAGTGTATGCAATCGCCTACTTCTAAAGGCAGAAATTTGGGATACACTGCTATTATTGTGCCAAAATTCTGCTACACCTCGCCATGAATCAGTAGAGGAAATGCTAACAGCATTATCCTTATTTGAGAAACAAAATCTAGAAGTTGGTTCTCTGAATATCAAACTCACCAAAAATACTAAATTGTTGCTAGTACATCAAGGAGAATTGCAACATTCCCAAGGTATAAAATTAACGCCAGGTAATATTTATGTCAATCCTCAACATGGAAATTGGCAAGCAACGCAACCTACAAAAGCTTACTTTTTACGTCATGCTGATTGGCTCACAGTAATACAACACTGGCCACAATTAAGTAAGTTGATGAATGTTGAAGATGAGCCAATTCCAGAACCAATAAAGCGGGAAGTTAAAGCCAAAAACCGCAATGTGATTCAATTTCCCCAAACGACAACACAGACAGAATCACAACCAAAAAAACATCAAAGCTATTTCCCTAGTCCTACAGTTACAGCGGGGAATTGGTGGCGCAAAATTCACAAACGCTACCCATTTTTAGAACAACAAAGTGCTTCTGATTGTGGTGCAGCTTGTTTGGTGATGATTAGCCGTTACTGGGGTAAAAATTTCAGTATTAACCGCTTGCGAGATTTATCCAATGTTAATCGCGCTGGCGCATCAATGCGAAGTTTAAGCACAGCGGCTGAAACTATTGGATTTGCTACTCGTCCGGTGAGAGCCAGTTTAGATAAATTAGCACAACAACCCCTACCAGCGATCGCACACTGGGAAGGTAAACATTACATCGTTGTCTATGAAATTACCAAAAAACGGGTCATTGTAGCCGATCCTGCGATCGGTCAACGCAGCCTATCTATTGGCGAATTCAAGGCAGGTTGGACTGGTTATGCGTTGTTATTGCAACCAACAAACTCACTCAAAGAGACCCCAGAAGCTAACACACCATTCTGGCAACTATTTGATTTAGTTAAACCTCACTCACAAGTCCTACTAGAAGTATTTGTTGCTTCGGTGTTAATTCAAATCTTTGGACTGGTGACACCTTTATTTACTCAACTATTATTAGACCGAGTAATTGTTCAAGGTAGCACCGTTACTTTAAACACCGTTGGTTTTGGGTTGCTAATTTTTGGCTTATTTCGTGTCGTCATTAATGGACTCAGACAATATTTACTAGACCATACAGCTAACCGAATTAGCGTAGCTTTGATGGTAGGTTTTATTAAACATACTTTCCGCCTACCTCTGTCATTTTTTGAATCTCGTTATGTTGGTGATATTGTCTCTCGTGTCCAAGAAAATCAGAAAATTCAACGTTTCTTAACTGGTGAAGCACTGTCTATCGTCTTAGATTTACTGACGGTATTTATCTATGTAGGATTGATGTTTTGGTACAGTCCGCCCATGGCTTTATTAGTCTTAGCAATTGTACCACCTTTTTTCTTACTAGCGCTTTTTGCCACACCTTTTTTAAGACGCATTAGCCGTGAAGTATTTACTGCGGTAACTAAAGAAAATAGTTACTTAATTCAAAGTCTCACTGGAATTTCTTCAATTCGCTCCATGGCAATTGAACAAACAGTCCGCTGGCGTTGGGAAGAACTTCTCAATAATTTGACCAAGAAAAACTTTAGTGGTCAAGTCATTGGTAATCAACTACAAATTATTAGCTCCACAATTCAAACTGTAGCCAATACTGGCTTACTGTGGTTCGGAGCTTGGTTAGTCATTCAGAACCAATTAACAATTGGACAATTAGTTGCGTTTAATATGTTGTTGGGCAACGTTATTCAGCCTTTTCAACGGTTAATTATATTGTGGAATCAATTGCAGGAAGTAATTATTTCCACAGAAAGAATTAATGATGTATTAGAGGCAGAAGTAGAAGAAGACTTAGCCGCCCAACCCCGTCAGAGTTTACCTAGATTACGCGGTCATCTGCGCTTTGATAACGTCACTTTTCGTTATCATTCAGACAGTGAAATTAACATCCTAGAAAATCTCAGTTTTGAAATTCTGCCTGAGCAAACTGTAGCAGTTGTAGGGCGGAGTGGTTCAGGAAAAACAACTCTTTCTAAGTTAATTTTGGGTTTATATCCACCGACAGATGGCAGAGTATTAATTGACAATCAAGATGTGACTAGTATTTCTTTGCAATCACTGCGATCGCAAATAGGAGTCGTTGACCAAGATACATTTTTATTTGGTGGAACAATTCGGGAAAATATTAGTATTGCTCATCCAGAAGCTGCGCTAGAAGAAATTATGGAAGCAGCACAGCTTGCAGGAGCAGATGAGTTTATAAAACGCATGGCTATGGGTTATGAAACCCAAATTGGTGAAGGTGGAGGAATGTTATCAGGGGGACAACGCCAACGCCTAGCTATAGCTCGTGCTTTACTGGGAAATCCTCGTCTTTTAATATTAGATGAAGCTACCAGTCATCTTGATTCTGAATCTGAGCGAATCATTCAAAATAATCTCAGAATCATCCTCAAAGGACGCACAAGTTTAATTATTGCTCACCGCCTTTCTACTGTGCGTCATGCTGACCTAATTTTAGTTTTAGATCGCGGTGTTTTAGTTGAAAGCGGTACTCATGAAAAATTAATTGCCAAGAGAGGACATTATTACTATCTCAACCAACAACAACTTGCACAAACAGTTTAA